The window TCGCCTGTAGGTGTTGCCGTGACCCCTGCCATCGCCGCCCGATCGGGGCACCGAAAGGAGCATCGGATGCCCGACGTTCTCTACACCGCACACGCGCACGTCACCGGCGGGCGCGACGGGCACGGTCGTAGCACCGACGGCGAGCTGGACGTGGACCTGCGCATACCCAAGGAGATGGGGGGCGTCGGTGGTGGGACGAACCCCGAGGAGTTGTTCGCGGTCGGGTACGCGGCGTGTTTCGAAAGTGCCCTCGGTGTCGTCGCTCGCCGCCGCCATCTGCACGCGGGTGAGGTCACGATCGAGTCGGCGGTGAGCCTGTTGCCGACCGGCGACGGAGGCTTCACCCTCGCCGTCACGCTCGACGTGGCGGTGCCGTCAGTCGCGGATCGGGAGACGTCCGCAGAACTCGTCCGAGAAGCGCATCAGGCGTGCCCATATTCCAACGCCACCCGAGACAACATCGACGTCACCCTTCTGCTAGGGGGCGAGCCGATCTGAGGCCTCCAGTTGTCTCCGAACCGCGGTCACCTTGGTCAACCTGGTGTAGCCCAGGTTCCTGTCGAACCCCTTGACGGTCTGCGTTCGGAACGTGATTGAGACCCTGGCCCGGCGTGGGATGCTGGGCTGGCAGCCCTCCATCCTGTCGACGAGGAGCGTGGACGTTGGGACTGCTCGATTCCGCTGGAGTTCAACCGGGCGGTTTCCATTGCCGCGTTGCGAGCGAGCAGTCGTAGCGTGCGAGCGACGACTCTCGTCCCCGCGGCGTTCTTCGGTCATGGCACGCCGATGAATGCTCTGGATCGCAACCGTTACACCGACGCCTGGCGCGTGTTCGGTGCCGAGGTGCCGCGGCCGCGGGCGATCCTGGTGGTGTCGGCGCACTGGTACATCAATGCGTCCGCAGTCACGGCGATGCTCTGGCCGAAGACGATCCACGACTTCTACGGCTTCCCCGACGAGCTGTTCGCGGTCGAATACCCGGCGCCGGGCGACCCAGAACTCGCCGAAGAGGTCGCGGAGCTCGTGCGGCCCACCTGGGTCGGGATCGACACGGACAGCTGGGGCCTCGACCACGGCACCTGGTCGGTGCTCGTGCACGCCTTCCCGGCTGCCGACATCCCGGTCGTGCAGCTCTCGATCAACGCGACAAAACCATTCGACTACCACCTCGAGCTCGGCGCTGCGCTTGCGCCGTTGCGGGAACGGGGTGTGCTGATCATGGGGAGCGGGAACGTCGTGCACAACCTGGGCCGTATCGACTGGAACCAACCCGACACGGGGTTCGACTGGGCTCGGGGATTCGACGAGGTCGCCGCGGCGATCGTGACCGGTGCACCTTCAGAGCTTGGGTCGCTCCAGCACCACGACGACTTCGCGATGGCAGCGCCGACGCCGGACCATTTCATCCCGCTGCTGTACTTAGCCGGCCTGGCGTCGGCCGCGAACCAGACCGCAGACCTCCTCATCGAGGGCTACGCGATGGGGTCACTCTCCATGGCGTCGTACACGCTCGGCTGCCATGACCTCGTGCCCGACGGGCACGGTGGGGCACCCGCGCTACCGCAGGTCCCGCCCGATGAGACCAACATCTGACAAACCGGAGGATCGACGCCGAGCGCGGACAAGTCAAGATCGAATGGGCGAACGATGCTTCGCTCCGGTTCACAACCGGCTGAAGGCTGGCCACTGTGAGGCCACCCCGTCATGACCGCTACCTCAGGACACTTGACGCCTCGGAGGCACCAATGAGCATGCCGACGGAAAACGGACAGACTCCAGATTCACCGCCCGAGGAGCGGCACCGCACGCCCTCGAGAGGCGAGCAACGCGTCGAACAGGACGACCTGAGCGAGCTCCTGGATCCCGGCGCAGCCGACGAGGACGAGCAAGCCGAGGACGAGGAACTCGAGCTGGATCAGGTCGAACTCGACGAGCTCGGCCTGACGTTGGACGATCCCCACCAACCGACGGACGAATAGCGGACGCGGCGCACGCATCGTCAACAGGGGCTCGAGCGGCGGAACGAGGTCTCGTACCTTCCGGGGGAGGGACTGCTCTTACCTTCCGGACTTCCTGCGCGGCTCGCCGTGATCACCATGACGGCCTGCTGGTCTGCGTGAGGACTTCAAAGGCTGGCGATCACCTGCGCGGCTTCGAGGCGGACGCGAAAGTCGGGGTCCGTGGCGTGGGCCTCGACCGCAGTCCGGCTCAGTTGGGCACCGAGTGCGGCGATGCCCCGGAGGGCTTTCCAGCGGACCCAGGCGTCGGTGTCGTCGAGGGCCTGCTCGAGGAGCGGGCGCAACTCCTGGCGGCTGGCGCCGGTGACGGCGTCGAGCACGCTGCGTCGCACCATGCGGCTCGGGTCCCCGAGCAGGCGCTGCCATGCCGGGGCTGCGGCCTCCGGTGGGGCGTCGGCCAGGAGCGCGGCGGCGACTTGTCGACGGGCCGGCGGGGCGTCGCGCGACGCCTCCAGGATGCGTTCGAGGTCAACGGCTTGCTCGGCGCGCAGGGTCCCGAGCTCGGCCCAGGCGCGCTCGAGCCGCCGCGACCCGGGGGGTGCTTGATCCTGGGAACCGACGTCCACCGAGCGGGTCACCGGCGGCTCAGGCCCGGCTGGCGAGCCAGGGTCGTCGCGGATGAACTCGTCGGTGACGGCGCGCAGGATGGGCCCGAGCAGGGTCTCCCAGCGGTCAGGACGCGAGATGGTCACCGCAACGAAGGCGGGACCGACGAGCACGTTCGTCACCGCCTCGAAGTCCGCGAAGATCCGGGCCACGTGCGGATCGGCGGCTGCGGCGGTGGCCGAATCGTAGGAGCGGCTTGGCCCGCTGTGCAGGGGCGGAGTCCCAAACCGAATCGTGCGCGGGCTGGGAGTCGCCTCGGGGACGACCGGCCCGTCGAAGGTCTGGCTCAGCTTGCTGCCCGAGGGGTCGTCACGCTCCGGCCCAGTGGGGCTGTCGCCTTGGACCCGCAGCCGGAACCGGTCCTCCTCCCAGCCCCAGGCCAGCGTCAGCCCGGGCGCGAGTTCGTGGCGTCCGTCGCCCGCGCCGGGCCCCACGGCATCGGCGAGGGCCTCGTCGTCGTCCTGGGTCCACGGCTGATCCGAAAAGAAGCGCTTCAGCTGTTGCTTCACCGCCGCCAGAGCCTCCAGCGACAGGCCCGCCACCACCGAAGTGAGCTGGCCGACCGCCTCAGCGGTGAGGCCACGCTCCACAACCCGCGCCCGGGCCGCATCCAGCTCGCGACCAAGCCGCATCATTCCAACGACGCTACCCACCACTCAGCCGCCATCGGCGCGCAGGTCGTGGAAACGAGCTCGCCGAGGCTGTCGTCGAGGAGGCCGGTGGTGGTGCGACGCAGCTGGGTGGGCTGGCGACGAACGTTCAGCTGCTCATGACCGAGCAACGATTCGCCTGGCTTTGGGACCCGCGAGCATGGCGATGCTGGTGGCCAGAATCCACGCGGTGAACACCAGCAGCGCAACAAGTGTCAGAGTGGCCCAACCAGACCCGTAGCCGCGACCGTAGAAGCGTTGCACGCCCGACACCCAGTTCACGGCCACCACGGCGAGCCCAGCCCATCCCAGCCACGGAGCGACGAGCTCGCCCCGGATCATGGCCAGCGAGGCGGCCAAGACGAAC of the Acidimicrobiia bacterium genome contains:
- a CDS encoding organic hydroperoxide resistance protein, whose protein sequence is MPDVLYTAHAHVTGGRDGHGRSTDGELDVDLRIPKEMGGVGGGTNPEELFAVGYAACFESALGVVARRRHLHAGEVTIESAVSLLPTGDGGFTLAVTLDVAVPSVADRETSAELVREAHQACPYSNATRDNIDVTLLLGGEPI
- the ygiD gene encoding 4,5-DOPA dioxygenase extradiol, encoding MRATTLVPAAFFGHGTPMNALDRNRYTDAWRVFGAEVPRPRAILVVSAHWYINASAVTAMLWPKTIHDFYGFPDELFAVEYPAPGDPELAEEVAELVRPTWVGIDTDSWGLDHGTWSVLVHAFPAADIPVVQLSINATKPFDYHLELGAALAPLRERGVLIMGSGNVVHNLGRIDWNQPDTGFDWARGFDEVAAAIVTGAPSELGSLQHHDDFAMAAPTPDHFIPLLYLAGLASAANQTADLLIEGYAMGSLSMASYTLGCHDLVPDGHGGAPALPQVPPDETNI
- a CDS encoding HEAT repeat domain-containing protein, yielding MRLGRELDAARARVVERGLTAEAVGQLTSVVAGLSLEALAAVKQQLKRFFSDQPWTQDDDEALADAVGPGAGDGRHELAPGLTLAWGWEEDRFRLRVQGDSPTGPERDDPSGSKLSQTFDGPVVPEATPSPRTIRFGTPPLHSGPSRSYDSATAAAADPHVARIFADFEAVTNVLVGPAFVAVTISRPDRWETLLGPILRAVTDEFIRDDPGSPAGPEPPVTRSVDVGSQDQAPPGSRRLERAWAELGTLRAEQAVDLERILEASRDAPPARRQVAAALLADAPPEAAAPAWQRLLGDPSRMVRRSVLDAVTGASRQELRPLLEQALDDTDAWVRWKALRGIAALGAQLSRTAVEAHATDPDFRVRLEAAQVIASL